A single region of the Musa acuminata AAA Group cultivar baxijiao chromosome BXJ1-11, Cavendish_Baxijiao_AAA, whole genome shotgun sequence genome encodes:
- the LOC103972063 gene encoding probable E3 ubiquitin-protein ligase XBOS33 isoform X1 yields MGNSLGCSASGERLVSAARDGDLVEARMLLEFNPGLAKYSTFRGLNSPLHFAAAKGHNEIVTLLLENGADVNLRNYCGQTALMQASRHGHWEVVQTLVIFRSIVTRADYLSGRTALHFAAFGGHVRCIRLLVADFIPSAPYEVIGSVKDGRGKGNSKGSSPDSSLDSKHDRFALLKFVDKPADGGVTALHMAALNGYFDCLQLLLDLGANVSAVTFHYGVSDNSIGAGSTLLHFAACGGNLKCCQMLLARGASRLTLNCNGWLPLDVAKIWGRRCLEPLLNPNSELTVPIFPLSNYLSLPLMSLLNIARESGLHSSIDSDDNDLCAVCLERACSVAAEGCGHELCLRCALYLCSASNTPSQIASPPGSIACPLCRNGIVSFVRLPGTPAKGLKPNLALSLCNPCILPPRAVDIPATSCRTEVRRNRVAAVSSELICPLACTPFPSAIPTCATCNGDPFPSNESQGEVQSQRLPHSSHATPGELEKMEEPRVDASCSGMFWSRRSCHREHQCNSEIDS; encoded by the exons ATGGGGAACTCACTGGGGTGCTCGGCCTCTGGGGAGAGGCTGGTGTCGGCGGCGAGGGACGGTGACCTGGTGGAGGCGCGGATGCTGCTGGAGTTCAACCCCGGCCTCGCCAAGTACTCCACCTTCCGTGGCCTCAACTCCCCGCTCCATTTCGCTGCCGCCAAGGGCCACAACGAG ATCGTCACGCTGCTGCTGGAGAACGGCGCCGACGTGAATCTAAGAAACTATTGTGGCCAA ACAGCGTTGATGCAAGCGTCCCGGCACGGGCACTGGGAGGTGGTGCAGACTCTGGTCATCTTCAGAAGCATT GTTACACGAGCGGACTACTTGAGCGGCCGCACAGCCCTGCACTTCGCGGCGTTCGGCGGGCATGTCCGGTGCATCAGGTTGTTGGTTGCAGATTTCATTCCAAGTGCTCCCTATGAAGTGATTGGTTCTGTCAAGGACGGCAGGGGCAAAGGGAACAGCAAAGGAAGCAGCCCAGATTCTTCCCTTGACAGTAAACATGATCGGTT TGCTCTGCTGAAGTTCGTCGACAAGCCTGCTGATGGAGGTGTCACGGCTCTGCACATGGCAGCCCTTAATGGTTACTTCGATTGCTTACAGCTCTTACTGGATTTAGGTGCCAATGTCTCAGCAGTTACATTTCATTATGGTGTGTCAGATAATTCGATAG GAGCTGGAAGCACTCTTTTGCATTTTGCTGCTTGTGGTGGGAATCTCAAATGTTGCCAG ATGCTTCTTGCGAGAGGTGCTAGCAGGTTGACATTGAACTGCAATGG GTGGCTTCCACTTGATGTTGCAAAGATATGGGGACGTCGTTGCTTGGAGCCATTACTGAACCCCAATTCTGAATTGACTGTACCCATATTTCCACTATCAAATTATCTTTCGTTACCACTTATGAGCCTACTTAACATAGCAAG AGAGTCTGGGTTGCATTCCTCGATTGACTCTGATGACAATGATCTTTGTGCTGTTTGCCTTGAACGGGCCTGCAGTGTAGCTGCAGAAG GCTGTGGCCATGAACTCTGCTTAAGGTGCGCTCTCTACCTTTGTTCGGCCAGCAACACTCCATCTCAAATTGCCAGCCCACCGGGATCAATTGCATGCCCTCTCTGCCGAAATGGCATCGTCTCTTTCGTCAGATTACCCGGAACACCTGCGAAGGGGCTCAAACCAAACCTAGCACTCAGCCTCTGCAACCCCTGCATTCTACCACCCCGTGCTGTCGATATTCCTGCCACGAGTTGTCGAACAGAGGTTCGAAGGAATCGGGTGGCTGCAGTGTCATCAGAGCTTATCTGCCCACTCGCTTGCACCCCCTTCCCCTCTGCCATCCCTACCTGCGCCACCTGCAATGGCGACCCATTCCCATCAAATGAATCCCAGGGAGAAGTTCAATCACAAAGGCTTCCTCACTCTTCGCATGCTACACCCGGTGAGCTGGAGAAGATGGAAGAGCCAAGGGTAGACGCAAGTTGCTCAGGTATGTTCTGGAGTCGAAGAAGTTGCCACAGAGAGCATCAGTGCAACTCAGAGATAGATTCTTAG
- the LOC103972063 gene encoding probable E3 ubiquitin-protein ligase XBOS33 isoform X2, whose translation MGNSLGCSASGERLVSAARDGDLVEARMLLEFNPGLAKYSTFRGLNSPLHFAAAKGHNEIVTLLLENGADVNLRNYCGQTALMQASRHGHWEVVQTLVIFRSIVTRADYLSGRTALHFAAFGGHVRCIRLLVADFIPSAPYEVIGSVKDGRGKGNSKGSSPDSSLDSKHDRFALLKFVDKPADGGVTALHMAALNGYFDCLQLLLDLGANVSAVTFHYGAGSTLLHFAACGGNLKCCQMLLARGASRLTLNCNGWLPLDVAKIWGRRCLEPLLNPNSELTVPIFPLSNYLSLPLMSLLNIARESGLHSSIDSDDNDLCAVCLERACSVAAEGCGHELCLRCALYLCSASNTPSQIASPPGSIACPLCRNGIVSFVRLPGTPAKGLKPNLALSLCNPCILPPRAVDIPATSCRTEVRRNRVAAVSSELICPLACTPFPSAIPTCATCNGDPFPSNESQGEVQSQRLPHSSHATPGELEKMEEPRVDASCSGMFWSRRSCHREHQCNSEIDS comes from the exons ATGGGGAACTCACTGGGGTGCTCGGCCTCTGGGGAGAGGCTGGTGTCGGCGGCGAGGGACGGTGACCTGGTGGAGGCGCGGATGCTGCTGGAGTTCAACCCCGGCCTCGCCAAGTACTCCACCTTCCGTGGCCTCAACTCCCCGCTCCATTTCGCTGCCGCCAAGGGCCACAACGAG ATCGTCACGCTGCTGCTGGAGAACGGCGCCGACGTGAATCTAAGAAACTATTGTGGCCAA ACAGCGTTGATGCAAGCGTCCCGGCACGGGCACTGGGAGGTGGTGCAGACTCTGGTCATCTTCAGAAGCATT GTTACACGAGCGGACTACTTGAGCGGCCGCACAGCCCTGCACTTCGCGGCGTTCGGCGGGCATGTCCGGTGCATCAGGTTGTTGGTTGCAGATTTCATTCCAAGTGCTCCCTATGAAGTGATTGGTTCTGTCAAGGACGGCAGGGGCAAAGGGAACAGCAAAGGAAGCAGCCCAGATTCTTCCCTTGACAGTAAACATGATCGGTT TGCTCTGCTGAAGTTCGTCGACAAGCCTGCTGATGGAGGTGTCACGGCTCTGCACATGGCAGCCCTTAATGGTTACTTCGATTGCTTACAGCTCTTACTGGATTTAGGTGCCAATGTCTCAGCAGTTACATTTCATTATG GAGCTGGAAGCACTCTTTTGCATTTTGCTGCTTGTGGTGGGAATCTCAAATGTTGCCAG ATGCTTCTTGCGAGAGGTGCTAGCAGGTTGACATTGAACTGCAATGG GTGGCTTCCACTTGATGTTGCAAAGATATGGGGACGTCGTTGCTTGGAGCCATTACTGAACCCCAATTCTGAATTGACTGTACCCATATTTCCACTATCAAATTATCTTTCGTTACCACTTATGAGCCTACTTAACATAGCAAG AGAGTCTGGGTTGCATTCCTCGATTGACTCTGATGACAATGATCTTTGTGCTGTTTGCCTTGAACGGGCCTGCAGTGTAGCTGCAGAAG GCTGTGGCCATGAACTCTGCTTAAGGTGCGCTCTCTACCTTTGTTCGGCCAGCAACACTCCATCTCAAATTGCCAGCCCACCGGGATCAATTGCATGCCCTCTCTGCCGAAATGGCATCGTCTCTTTCGTCAGATTACCCGGAACACCTGCGAAGGGGCTCAAACCAAACCTAGCACTCAGCCTCTGCAACCCCTGCATTCTACCACCCCGTGCTGTCGATATTCCTGCCACGAGTTGTCGAACAGAGGTTCGAAGGAATCGGGTGGCTGCAGTGTCATCAGAGCTTATCTGCCCACTCGCTTGCACCCCCTTCCCCTCTGCCATCCCTACCTGCGCCACCTGCAATGGCGACCCATTCCCATCAAATGAATCCCAGGGAGAAGTTCAATCACAAAGGCTTCCTCACTCTTCGCATGCTACACCCGGTGAGCTGGAGAAGATGGAAGAGCCAAGGGTAGACGCAAGTTGCTCAGGTATGTTCTGGAGTCGAAGAAGTTGCCACAGAGAGCATCAGTGCAACTCAGAGATAGATTCTTAG
- the LOC135597602 gene encoding CEN-like protein 1, whose amino-acid sequence MTRMLDPLTVGRVIGDVFDSFNPSVKLEVVYGPNKRVYNGHEFMPSAVCAKPRVEIGGDDMRSFYTLILTDPDAPSPSDPHLREHLHWIVTDIPGTTNVSFGREIVGYEAPKPFIGIHRYVFVLFKQKGRQTVYAPASRDHFSTRDFSEENGLGLPVAAVYFNAQRETAARRR is encoded by the exons ATGACTAGAATGTTGGATCCGCTTACGGTGGGGAGAGTGATAGGAGATGTGTTCGATTCTTTCAACCCTAGCGTGAAGCTGGAGGTCGTTTACGGTCCCAACAAGCGCGTCTACAATGGCCATGAGTTCATGCCTTCTGCTGTATGTGCAAAACCCCGGGTGGAGATTGGTGGAGATGATATGAGGAGCTTCTACACTCTT ATACTGACAGACCCAGATGCTCCGAGTCCGAGTGATCCGCACTTACGAGAACATCTCCACTG GATTGTTACCGACATTCCCGGCACAACTAATGTGTCTTTTG GTAGAGAAATAGTCGGCTATGAGGCTCCGAAGCCTTTCATCGGCATCCACAGGTACGTGTTTGTCCTCTTCAAGCAGAAAGGAAGGCAGACCGTGTACGCACCGGCTTCCAGAGACCACTTCAGCACGCGAGACTTCTCCGAGGAGAACGGCCTCGGCCTGCCGGTAGCGGCAGTCTACTTCAATGCCCAAAGAGAAACAGCCGCAAGAAGAAGATGA
- the LOC103972617 gene encoding short-chain dehydrogenase TIC 32 B, chloroplastic-like isoform X1, with protein MLETVRYLIGSVGDSGFGSKSTGEEVTAAAPDLRSITAIITGATSGIGTETARVLAMRGARLVLPTRSLKTADEVKARIVAEIPDAEVILLPLDLSSLSSVRCFVSLFLALHLPLNLLINNAGRMVYEHAVSEDGVEMTFATNYLGHFLLTKLLLNKMAETARETGIQGRIVNVSSHVHSWFSGDCLSYLDRITRKQIPYDATQAYALSKLANILHTKELAERLKQMDANVTANCVHPGVVRTRLNRDREGFVTDLAFFLVTKLVKTMPQAAATACYVATHPRLVGISGRYFADCNEALPSPLASRPHEAAQLWRASESMTATDLDRTASGLEPQLASDRPDDEK; from the exons ATGCTCGAGACGGTGAGGTACCTGATCGGTTCCGTCGGGGACAGCGGTTTCGGCTCCAAATCGACCGGCGAGGAGGTCACCGCCGCGGCCCCTGACCTGCGCTCCATCACCGCCATCATCACCG GAGCGACATCGGGGATCGGGACGGAGACGGCGCGGGTGCTGGCGATGCGGGGGGCGAGGCTGGTGCTGCCGACGCGGAGCCTGAAGACGGCGGACGAAGTGAAGGCCCGGATCGTGGCGGAGATCCCCGACGCCGAGGTCATCTTGCTTCCCCTCGACCTCAGTTCCCTCTCCTCCGTCCGATGCTTCGTCTCTCTCTTCCTCGCCCTCCATCTCCCCCTCAACCTACTCAT AAACAACGCCGGCAGGATGGTCTACGAGCACGCCGTCTCCGAGGACGGCGTCGAGATGACCTTCGCCACCAACTACTTAG GTCACTTCTTGCTTACCAAGCTGCTCTTGAATAAGATGGCGGAAACGGCGAGGGAGACGGGCATCCAGGGCCGCATCGTCAACGTCTCCTCCCACGTCCACAGTTGGTTCTCCGGCGACTGCCTCTCTTATCTCGACCGGATAACCCGCAAGCAGAT ACCGTACGATGCGACGCAAGCCTACGCACTGTCGAAGCTGGCAAACATCCTCCACACAAAAGAGTTGGCTGAGAGACTCAAG CAAATGGACGCCAATGTGACGGCCAACTGCGTCCACCCGGGGGTGGTCCGCACCCGACTCAACCGCGACCGCGAAGGCTTCGTCACAG ATCTGGCTTTCTTCCTGGTCACCAAACTGGTCAAAACCATGCCCCAG GCGGCCGCGACGGCGTGCTACGTGGCGACACACCCGCGGCTGGTCGGCATCTCGGGGAGGTACTTCGCCGACTGCAACGAGGCCTTGCCGTCGCCGTTAGCTTCCAGGCCGCACGAGGCGGCGCAGCTGTGGCGCGCCTCCGAGTCTATGACGGCTACCGATCTAGACCGGACCGCGTCCGGGCTCGAACCCCAGCTCGCATCGGACCGGCCGGACGACGAGAAGTGA
- the LOC103972617 gene encoding short-chain dehydrogenase TIC 32 A, chloroplastic-like isoform X2 gives MLETVRYLIGSVGDSGFGSKSTGEEVTAAAPDLRSITAIITGATSGIGTETARVLAMRGARLVLPTRSLKTADEVKARIVAEIPDAEVILLPLDLSSLSSVRCFVSLFLALHLPLNLLINNAGRMVYEHAVSEDGVEMTFATNYLGHFLLTKLLLNKMAETARETGIQGRIVNVSSHVHSWFSGDCLSYLDRITRKQIPYDATQAYALSKLANILHTKELAERLKQMDANVTANCVHPGVVRTRLNRDREGFVTGGRDGVLRGDTPAAGRHLGEVLRRLQRGLAVAVSFQAARGGAAVARLRVYDGYRSRPDRVRARTPARIGPAGRREVTMGNLFSYVT, from the exons ATGCTCGAGACGGTGAGGTACCTGATCGGTTCCGTCGGGGACAGCGGTTTCGGCTCCAAATCGACCGGCGAGGAGGTCACCGCCGCGGCCCCTGACCTGCGCTCCATCACCGCCATCATCACCG GAGCGACATCGGGGATCGGGACGGAGACGGCGCGGGTGCTGGCGATGCGGGGGGCGAGGCTGGTGCTGCCGACGCGGAGCCTGAAGACGGCGGACGAAGTGAAGGCCCGGATCGTGGCGGAGATCCCCGACGCCGAGGTCATCTTGCTTCCCCTCGACCTCAGTTCCCTCTCCTCCGTCCGATGCTTCGTCTCTCTCTTCCTCGCCCTCCATCTCCCCCTCAACCTACTCAT AAACAACGCCGGCAGGATGGTCTACGAGCACGCCGTCTCCGAGGACGGCGTCGAGATGACCTTCGCCACCAACTACTTAG GTCACTTCTTGCTTACCAAGCTGCTCTTGAATAAGATGGCGGAAACGGCGAGGGAGACGGGCATCCAGGGCCGCATCGTCAACGTCTCCTCCCACGTCCACAGTTGGTTCTCCGGCGACTGCCTCTCTTATCTCGACCGGATAACCCGCAAGCAGAT ACCGTACGATGCGACGCAAGCCTACGCACTGTCGAAGCTGGCAAACATCCTCCACACAAAAGAGTTGGCTGAGAGACTCAAG CAAATGGACGCCAATGTGACGGCCAACTGCGTCCACCCGGGGGTGGTCCGCACCCGACTCAACCGCGACCGCGAAGGCTTCGTCACAG GCGGCCGCGACGGCGTGCTACGTGGCGACACACCCGCGGCTGGTCGGCATCTCGGGGAGGTACTTCGCCGACTGCAACGAGGCCTTGCCGTCGCCGTTAGCTTCCAGGCCGCACGAGGCGGCGCAGCTGTGGCGCGCCTCCGAGTCTATGACGGCTACCGATCTAGACCGGACCGCGTCCGGGCTCGAACCCCAGCTCGCATCGGACCGGCCGGACGACGAGAAGTGACCATGGGAAATTTGTTTTCGTATGTGACTTAA
- the LOC135584644 gene encoding dof zinc finger protein 1-like isoform X1 yields MDAARWHQEIGLAVEPSSAFTATTTTANSTCTTARPQVTERRARQQKEQALSCPRCNSTNTKFCYYNNYSLTQPRYLCKSCRRYWTEGGSLRNVPVGGGSRKNKRSTTAASAMASHSEKLPTDLIPPPISLAATQRFHQGQDLNLAFPDPEPIGFSNPSDAVGALSALELLRTGMTARDFKPYLPLMQLPEYSTAFELQEVGPPALNFPMMGFPFEDVKPGAHTTSTADEFEKSREQGGDPPGFWNSMIGGEGSW; encoded by the exons ATGGATGCTGCTCGGTGGCACCAG GAGATAGGGCTGGCGGTGGAGCCCTCCTCCGCCtttaccgccaccaccaccaccgctaaTAGTACTTGCACTACAGCCAGGCCGCAGGTGACGGAGAGAAGGGCCAGGCAGCAGAAGGAGCAGGCCCTCAGCTGCCCCAGGTGCAActccaccaacaccaagttctgctactacaacaactacagcctCACTCAGCCCAGGTACCTGTGCAAGTCCTGCAGGAGGTACTGGACCGAGGGCGGGTCCCTCAGAAATGTCCCCGTCGGTGGTGGCTCGAGAAAGAACAAGAGATCCACCACTGCGGCATCGGCAATGGCGTCACATTCTGAGAAGCTACCGACTGACCTCATCCCCCCTCCCATCTCCCTCGCTGCCACTCAGAGGTTCCACCAGGGACAAGACCTCAACCTGGCCTTCCCCGACCCTGAACCCATCGGCTTCTCCAACCCAAGTGATGCTGTTGGTGCTCTCTCTGCGTTGGAGTTACTGAGAACTGGGATGACTGCCAGAGATTTCAAGCCTTACCTGCCATTAATGCAACTGCCGGAATACTCGACTGCGTTTGAATTGCAAGAAGTCGGGCCTCCTGCACTCAACTTCCCGATGATGGGTTTTCCTTTTGAAGACGTGAAACCAGGAGCCCATACTACAAGCACAGCTGATGAGTTCGAGAAGAGCAGGGAACAAGGTGGGGATCCTCCTGGTTTTTGGAACAGTATGATAGGCGGAGAAGGCTCATGGtag
- the LOC135584644 gene encoding dof zinc finger protein 1-like isoform X2 yields the protein MYKLFANMLCSASDLSPLWRSGVVGLQEIGLAVEPSSAFTATTTTANSTCTTARPQVTERRARQQKEQALSCPRRYWTEGGSLRNVPVGGGSRKNKRSTTAASAMASHSEKLPTDLIPPPISLAATQRFHQGQDLNLAFPDPEPIGFSNPSDAVGALSALELLRTGMTARDFKPYLPLMQLPEYSTAFELQEVGPPALNFPMMGFPFEDVKPGAHTTSTADEFEKSREQGGDPPGFWNSMIGGEGSW from the exons ATGTACAAGTTGTTCGCTAATATGCTCTGCTCTGCATCTGATCTTTCGCCCCTATGGCGATCCGGTGTTGTTGGTCTTCAGGAGATAGGGCTGGCGGTGGAGCCCTCCTCCGCCtttaccgccaccaccaccaccgctaaTAGTACTTGCACTACAGCCAGGCCGCAGGTGACGGAGAGAAGGGCCAGGCAGCAGAAGGAGCAGGCCCTCAGCTGCCCCAG GAGGTACTGGACCGAGGGCGGGTCCCTCAGAAATGTCCCCGTCGGTGGTGGCTCGAGAAAGAACAAGAGATCCACCACTGCGGCATCGGCAATGGCGTCACATTCTGAGAAGCTACCGACTGACCTCATCCCCCCTCCCATCTCCCTCGCTGCCACTCAGAGGTTCCACCAGGGACAAGACCTCAACCTGGCCTTCCCCGACCCTGAACCCATCGGCTTCTCCAACCCAAGTGATGCTGTTGGTGCTCTCTCTGCGTTGGAGTTACTGAGAACTGGGATGACTGCCAGAGATTTCAAGCCTTACCTGCCATTAATGCAACTGCCGGAATACTCGACTGCGTTTGAATTGCAAGAAGTCGGGCCTCCTGCACTCAACTTCCCGATGATGGGTTTTCCTTTTGAAGACGTGAAACCAGGAGCCCATACTACAAGCACAGCTGATGAGTTCGAGAAGAGCAGGGAACAAGGTGGGGATCCTCCTGGTTTTTGGAACAGTATGATAGGCGGAGAAGGCTCATGGtag
- the LOC135584648 gene encoding pentatricopeptide repeat-containing protein At3g53170-like — protein MDFRLPDSAALRPLPSASLSSSWRLDLFLSPVIPPAKRWRRNCRPPFSVRAARRIAASKGLQKDAKRDLSRILRTEAAVLGVERKAGSAKSTRLWPRAVLEALDDSISNNRWESALKIFGLLRRQHWYQPKPQTYAKLLTMLGKCRQPDHATSLFRVMLSEGLKPTLDVYTSLVGAYGHSGLLDEAIHTMDEMKTISDCRPDAYTYTILINCCCKLRRFDLVPSLLAEMSYLGIESNTVTHNTIIDGYGKVGMLEEMEDHLSNMLESGKCLPDIFTMNSFIWAYGSVGRVEEMERWYDEFQHMGVEPDLQTFNILIKSYGKAGMYGKMVLVMNYMKKRFFSPDAVTFNIIIECFGRAGNIEKMEYFFRLMKIQGVKPNSVTYCSLVSGYSKANLLEKVPSIIRQTENTDVVLDTPFFNCVISAYGQAREVKIMEEMFTHMKEKNCTPDTITFATMILAYNAIGMYEAAKELENKMHLTERRFLAPTNSKKHHEASYVDEDIGPSCEDSDAI, from the exons ATGGACTTCCGTTTGCCCGATTCCGCTGCCCTCCGGCCACTACCCTCGGCTTCCCTCTCCTCCTCGTGGCGCCTCGACCTTTTCCTGTCTCCTGTTATCCCGCCCGCGAAGAGGTGGAGAAGGAACTGCAGGCCTCCCTTCTCCGTTAGGGCAGCGAGGAGGATCGCCGCCTCTAAGGGTCTCCAGAAGGACGCGAAGCGGGACCTGTCTCGGATCCTCAGGACGGAGGCCGCCGTTCTCGGCGTCGAGCGCAAGGCCGGGTCCGCTAAGTCCACCCGCTTGTGGCCTAGAGCCGTTCTTGAGGCGCTCGATGACTCCATATCCAACAACCGGTGGGAGTCGGCTCTCAAG ATCTTTGGATTGCTTCGTAGGCAACACTGGTATCAGCCGAAACCTCAAACCTATGCGAAGCTATTGACTATGCTGGGAAAGTGTAGACAGCCAGATCATGCGACTTCACTTTTCAGAGTTATGCTCTCTGAAGGGCTCAAACCGACTTTAGATGTTTACACTTCACTGGTAGGTGCATATGGCCACAGTGGTCTCCTAGATGAGGCAATTCATACGATGGATGAGATGAAAACCATTTCCGATTGCAGACCAGATGCATATACTTATACGATTCTTATCAACTGTTGCTGCAAACTTCGGCGCTTTGATTTGGTCCCTTCACTGCTTGCTGAAATGTCTTATCTGGGGATCGAGTCCAACACTGTTACTCATAACACAATTATAGATGGATATGGGAAAGTTGGAATGCTTGAAGAAATGGAGGATCATTTGTCAAATATGCTTGAGAGTGGGAAATGCTTGCCTGACATATTTACAATGAATTCTTTTATTTGGGCTTATGGTAGTGTTGGTAGAGTAGAAGAAATGGAAAGATGGTATGATGAGTTTCAGCACATGGGTGTCGAGCCTGATTTGCAGACATTTAATATTCTGATCAAGTCATATGGTAAAGCAGGCATGTATGGGAAAATGGTGTtggttatgaattatatgaaaaaaCGCTTCTTTTCTCCCGATGCAGTCACTTTCAACATAATAATAGAATGTTTTGGGAGAGCAGGCAACATTGAGAAGATGGAATACTTTTTCcgtttgatgaaaattcaaggggTCAAGCCTAATTCTGTCACTTATTGCTCACTAGTTAGCGGATACAGTAAAGCTAATCTTCTGGAGAAGGTTCCTTCAATTATCAGGCAAACAGAAAACACTGATGTTGTTTTGGACACACCTTTTTTCAACTGTGTTATTAGTGCATATGGACAAGCTCGAGAGGTGAAAATAATGGAAGAAATGTTCACACATATGAAGGAAAAGAACTGCACACCTGATACCATCACATTTGCAACAATGATTCTAGCATACAATGCTATAGGCATGTATGAAGCTGCCAAAGAGTTGGAGAACAAAATGCATCTCACTGAAAGAAGATTTCTG GCACCAACTAATAGTAAGAAGCATCATGAAGCTTCTTATGTAGATGAAGACATTGGTCCATCTTGTGAGGACTCGGATGCCATTTAA
- the LOC103972070 gene encoding protein mago nashi homolog: MAASGGSGSDQDEFYLRYYVGHKGKFGHEFLEFEFRPDGKLRYANNSNYKNDTMIRKEVFVSPAVLRECRRIIADSEIMKEDDNNWPPPDRVGRQELEIVMNNEHISFTTSKIGSLVDVQGSQDPEGLRVFYYLVQDLKCFVFSLISLHFKIKPIQS; the protein is encoded by the exons ATGGCGGCGTCTGGGGGTTCCGGCAGCGATCAGGACGAGTTCTACCTGCGGTACTACGTAGGTCACAAGGGCAAGTTCGGGCACGAGTTCCTGGAATTCGAGTTCCGCCCTGACGGCAAGCTCCGCTACGCCAATAACTCCAACTACAAAAACGACACCATGATCCGCAAGGAGGTCTTTGTCTCCCCCGCCGTCCTCCGCGAGTGCCGCCGCATCATCGCCGACAGCGAG atcatgaaggaggacgaCAATAACTGGCCACCGCCCGACCGGGTCGGCAGACAGGAGCTGGAGATTGTTATGAACAACGAGCACATCTCCTTCACCACCTCCAAGATCGGGTCCCTCGTCGACGTCCAGGGCAGTCAGGATCCTGAAGGGCTTCGCGTCTTCTATTACCTCGTCCAG GATCTCAAGTGCTTTGTTTTTTCTCTAATTTCTCTGCACTTCAAAATCAAACCCATTCAGTCCTAA